From the Desulfosarcina sp. BuS5 genome, one window contains:
- a CDS encoding AIPR family protein, giving the protein MCNLTLLTEGGNDAGVDGIHISEVDDGEFAVTIFQGKYKVKDLRGVANFPENGVQKAVNTVATLFDPAKKIELNDRIAPRVEEIRSLVRDGYIPTVRVVFCNNGAKWNDQAQNWIDQSGFADDQVIWIHYNHDSIVDVLQRKKTVDDSVYLQGKAVIEDFNFRRVLVGKVAVTEIAEFFNRHSDLLLERNVRRYLGLHSNRVNSAIHETLVNKEKKGNFYFLNNGITMICKKFRHNALQGENYQLKLEGMQIINGGQTCKTIQQTLYPSQKQLFDESFENVYVLLHIYELSEDDQDFVRDITYATNSQNPVDLRDLRSNDEIQKQLEIGIKDLGFTYKRKREEGGGGSSVITSSIVAESVLAIWRKRPQQAKFRRKEHFGKLYNVIFNELNAAQALLATMIFRHVENERKRPSMANPPIFLPYASHYISMLVGRKLLADKNLQLSDIDHRNFKNIHDHFESKKSDYHLK; this is encoded by the coding sequence ATGTGCAACTTAACACTACTCACTGAAGGCGGAAACGACGCAGGAGTAGATGGTATTCACATCAGTGAAGTTGATGACGGAGAATTTGCAGTAACAATTTTTCAGGGAAAATATAAGGTCAAAGACCTGAGAGGGGTTGCTAATTTCCCGGAAAATGGAGTCCAAAAGGCTGTTAACACAGTGGCAACTCTTTTTGATCCGGCAAAAAAAATTGAGTTGAATGACAGAATAGCTCCCAGGGTAGAAGAAATTCGTTCTCTTGTACGTGACGGTTATATTCCAACTGTGCGCGTTGTTTTTTGCAATAATGGTGCAAAGTGGAACGATCAGGCGCAAAACTGGATTGATCAATCAGGCTTTGCTGATGATCAGGTAATTTGGATTCATTACAATCATGACAGTATTGTCGATGTCCTGCAACGCAAAAAAACGGTAGATGATTCTGTTTATTTGCAGGGTAAAGCTGTTATTGAAGACTTCAATTTCCGTCGGGTTCTGGTTGGGAAAGTAGCTGTGACTGAGATTGCTGAATTTTTTAACCGACACAGCGATCTGTTATTGGAACGAAATGTTCGACGTTATCTCGGGTTACATTCCAATCGCGTCAACTCGGCTATTCATGAAACTCTTGTTAATAAAGAAAAAAAGGGGAATTTTTACTTTTTGAATAATGGAATTACGATGATATGCAAAAAATTCCGTCATAATGCGCTGCAAGGAGAAAACTATCAACTAAAACTGGAAGGCATGCAGATTATTAATGGTGGACAAACATGTAAAACAATCCAACAAACGCTCTATCCTTCTCAGAAACAGTTGTTTGATGAATCGTTTGAAAATGTATATGTATTGCTTCATATTTATGAACTGTCAGAGGATGATCAAGACTTTGTTCGTGATATCACTTACGCAACCAACAGCCAGAATCCTGTGGATTTGCGGGATCTGCGGTCTAATGACGAAATTCAGAAACAACTTGAAATAGGCATCAAAGACCTTGGATTCACTTACAAACGCAAACGCGAAGAAGGTGGCGGCGGTTCGTCTGTTATCACCAGTTCCATTGTTGCCGAGTCGGTGCTTGCCATCTGGCGAAAAAGGCCGCAGCAGGCAAAATTTCGCAGAAAAGAACATTTTGGAAAGCTCTACAACGTTATTTTCAATGAGCTAAACGCTGCCCAGGCGCTTTTGGCAACCATGATATTCAGACATGTTGAAAACGAACGAAAGCGCCCAAGTATGGCCAATCCTCCGATTTTTCTTCCATACGCATCCCACTATATTTCCATGCTGGTTGGACGTAAATTGTTGGCGGATAAAAATTTACAACTTTCTGATATTGACCATCGTAATTTTAAAAATATCCATGATCATTTTGAGAGTAAAAAAAGTGACTATCATCTGAAATAA
- a CDS encoding energy transducer TonB yields the protein MEYILSKKRSLFLWFAGIAGSLVFNIFLFSIMPSLVGKSSLKRVQDDMYLSVNMVRIKPPRKPPPEKQKKKIEPKTKLLSVQKPLFHKKIKIEKIPFEINAKIPSGPVTLTSPPAVQFDFSDIGLKDFYEIGEIDGTLVPIVQVQPVYPMRAKSMGIEGWVKVKFLVNRKGLVENIKIVKAVPEGVFEKCVKRCLAAWRFSPGTVEGETVNTQVITTIRFSLE from the coding sequence ATGGAGTATATTTTATCAAAAAAGAGATCGCTTTTTTTATGGTTTGCCGGGATTGCGGGATCTCTGGTTTTTAATATTTTTCTGTTTAGCATCATGCCTTCCCTGGTTGGTAAATCTTCATTGAAAAGGGTTCAGGATGATATGTATCTATCCGTAAACATGGTCAGGATAAAGCCGCCAAGGAAACCGCCTCCTGAAAAACAAAAGAAAAAAATTGAACCGAAAACAAAGCTTCTAAGCGTACAAAAGCCTTTATTTCACAAAAAAATAAAAATTGAAAAGATTCCTTTTGAAATTAATGCCAAAATTCCATCCGGTCCGGTAACATTAACCTCGCCGCCGGCTGTGCAGTTTGATTTTTCTGACATAGGCCTGAAAGATTTTTATGAAATTGGAGAAATAGACGGAACCCTGGTGCCGATAGTTCAGGTTCAGCCGGTTTATCCCATGCGTGCCAAAAGTATGGGGATTGAAGGATGGGTTAAGGTAAAATTCCTGGTAAACCGGAAAGGCCTTGTCGAAAATATAAAAATAGTAAAAGCTGTGCCTGAAGGTGTTTTTGAAAAATGCGTTAAACGCTGCCTGGCCGCATGGCGTTTCTCTCCTGGAACGGTTGAAGGAGAAACTGTTAATACACAGGTTATTACTACTATCAGATTTAGTCTGGAATAA
- a CDS encoding MotA/TolQ/ExbB proton channel family protein, whose protein sequence is MILIIREQLLDTLNYFHDGGIVMLPLLLSSVVMWAMIINRMLYLGALEKYDIIRHEAKEYILHDRLPDTGKYRGLRARFVSMFLKKRCGKSEIDQYILDETVMSVNTMLDQYLAYIGVLAAVSPFFGLLGTVTGMMATFDIISVFGTGNAKAMAGGISEALISTQTGLLVAIPGLYMHNLLVRKAGRLKQRAASTGYYLRRFV, encoded by the coding sequence TTGATACTGATTATCAGGGAACAATTGCTGGATACTCTGAATTATTTTCATGACGGCGGGATTGTAATGCTTCCACTGTTATTATCATCCGTAGTGATGTGGGCCATGATAATCAACAGGATGCTCTATCTTGGGGCTCTTGAAAAATACGATATCATACGTCATGAAGCCAAAGAGTACATCCTGCACGACAGGCTGCCGGATACCGGGAAATACAGAGGATTAAGAGCGCGTTTTGTCTCAATGTTTTTAAAAAAGCGGTGCGGGAAATCCGAAATAGACCAATATATTCTTGATGAAACCGTCATGTCGGTAAATACAATGCTCGATCAATACCTTGCCTATATCGGTGTTCTGGCTGCCGTATCACCCTTTTTTGGTCTTTTGGGCACAGTAACGGGAATGATGGCTACTTTTGACATAATTTCCGTGTTCGGCACAGGCAACGCCAAGGCCATGGCCGGCGGTATTTCCGAAGCCCTGATCTCAACCCAGACCGGCCTGCTTGTGGCTATCCCCGGGTTATATATGCATAACCTTCTTGTACGCAAGGCCGGCCGGCTAAAACAGAGGGCAGCTTCCACAGGTTATTATTTAAGGAGATTTGTTTGA
- a CDS encoding MotA/TolQ/ExbB proton channel family protein, whose product MKIFIGIIKFILVVFVLFIYAAPSYAEDLRIDVMEAEKKRAEVLQKAKLEKENAAKEAEESRKKILADKNELLKKIAEIKAANRALEKDNSDFEKKNTRLEPIRADLNEKFSGMEAMIYELTGQTRIAAKDLDDLLSRSLHSALTPGIFEKIKPVLNKTIFPGMNDIKNMTDILFDEIKQSGEVNIQEGTIINRSGEEVKADILTLGNFTAAYRLKGKEKETGFLIFSDKSRRLFALSKLPGFSLTSKIKKYMEGKSDAVPIDMSHGAALRQLTHKADLKQQIMSGGPIVWPILGIGVLAFMIIIERFIFLKRVHINADKMMTKVNNLASQKKWDECINLCEKGQNRPVPRVLLAGINSRDAGREDMENVLQEAILREIPRIEKFMSTLGMLAAIAPLLGLLGTVTGMINTFHAITFYGTGDPKMMSGGISEALTTTMLGLGVAIPIMLFHTFLGRNAEIIIGQMEEKAVALTNIVCKGRVQTNS is encoded by the coding sequence ATGAAGATTTTTATCGGTATTATTAAATTCATATTAGTGGTTTTTGTACTATTCATTTATGCAGCGCCGTCTTATGCAGAAGATTTACGTATTGATGTCATGGAGGCTGAAAAAAAAAGAGCGGAAGTGCTGCAAAAGGCAAAACTTGAGAAAGAAAACGCCGCCAAAGAGGCTGAGGAAAGCAGAAAAAAAATCCTGGCGGATAAAAATGAACTCCTGAAAAAAATTGCTGAAATTAAAGCCGCGAACAGAGCCCTGGAAAAGGATAATTCTGATTTTGAAAAAAAAAATACCAGACTTGAGCCAATCAGGGCTGATTTGAATGAAAAATTTTCCGGCATGGAAGCCATGATATATGAACTTACAGGACAGACCCGTATTGCAGCCAAGGATCTGGATGACCTGTTGAGCCGGAGTCTGCATTCCGCTCTGACGCCCGGAATTTTTGAAAAAATAAAACCTGTTCTGAATAAAACCATATTTCCGGGGATGAATGATATAAAAAACATGACGGATATTCTCTTTGATGAAATAAAACAATCAGGGGAAGTGAATATACAGGAAGGTACAATTATTAACAGATCCGGAGAAGAGGTCAAGGCGGATATCCTTACACTGGGAAACTTTACGGCCGCATACCGGCTTAAAGGGAAAGAAAAGGAAACCGGTTTTCTCATATTTTCAGACAAGAGCCGCCGCCTGTTTGCCCTTTCAAAACTCCCAGGTTTTTCCTTAACTTCAAAAATAAAAAAATATATGGAAGGAAAATCAGATGCGGTTCCCATAGACATGTCCCATGGAGCGGCCTTAAGGCAGTTGACCCACAAGGCAGACCTTAAACAGCAGATTATGAGCGGCGGTCCCATTGTCTGGCCTATATTGGGAATAGGGGTGTTGGCATTTATGATTATCATTGAGCGTTTTATCTTTTTAAAGCGAGTCCATATAAATGCCGACAAAATGATGACAAAGGTCAACAACCTGGCAAGTCAAAAAAAATGGGACGAATGCATTAACCTGTGTGAAAAAGGACAAAACAGACCTGTGCCGAGAGTCCTTCTGGCCGGTATAAATTCAAGAGACGCAGGCCGTGAAGATATGGAAAATGTCTTGCAGGAAGCAATTTTGCGGGAGATACCGAGGATCGAAAAATTCATGTCGACCCTGGGTATGCTGGCGGCTATCGCGCCCCTTCTTGGATTATTAGGCACGGTAACCGGAATGATCAATACCTTTCACGCCATAACTTTTTACGGAACCGGGGATCCCAAAATGATGTCCGGCGGCATTTCAGAAGCCTTGACAACAACCATGCTGGGCCTGGGGGTTGCTATTCCGATTATGCTGTTTCATACTTTTTTAGGTCGCAATGCAGAGATCATAATCGGGCAGATGGAAGAAAAGGCGGTTGCGCTTACAAATATCGTTTGTAAGGGCCGGGTACAAACCAATTCCTGA
- a CDS encoding PIN domain-containing protein, whose amino-acid sequence MKVLFDTNIIIDVLLDRKPFSEHASYLMSRVERSEINGFLCATTVTTIHYLLSKYLDKEKAIDSINSIMALFEIASVNRLVIENALKSKFSDFEDSVLHESARHAGAEYIITRNIKDFKKSKIPAYTATEFLSMLESLS is encoded by the coding sequence ATGAAAGTGCTTTTTGATACCAATATCATCATAGATGTTCTTCTTGATCGTAAGCCTTTTTCTGAACATGCTTCATATTTAATGTCCAGAGTAGAACGCTCAGAAATTAACGGATTTCTTTGTGCCACTACGGTAACAACAATTCACTACCTCTTGTCAAAGTACCTCGACAAAGAAAAAGCCATTGATAGCATTAATTCTATAATGGCACTATTTGAAATAGCTTCAGTCAATCGATTAGTTATTGAAAATGCATTAAAGTCAAAATTTTCCGACTTTGAAGACTCTGTTTTGCATGAGTCAGCAAGACATGCAGGAGCAGAGTATATTATTACAAGAAATATTAAGGACTTTAAAAAATCCAAAATTCCAGCATACACTGCTACAGAATTTTTAAGTATGCTCGAATCACTATCCTAA
- a CDS encoding ExbD/TolR family protein — MLNISAARKGRIKSAELNMAPLIDMVFILLIFFLVTTSFVKETGVDINRPTAGSAVSKEKAGIMVAVTADGRVYIDKHEIDVRAVRANVERALAENPESQVLVIADKESLTGTVIMVMDGCRLAGAENVSLAAALPGD, encoded by the coding sequence ATGTTAAACATAAGCGCGGCAAGAAAAGGAAGAATTAAATCCGCGGAGCTTAACATGGCTCCATTAATAGATATGGTATTTATTCTGCTGATATTTTTTCTGGTTACCACCAGCTTTGTAAAGGAAACCGGTGTCGATATTAACAGACCCACCGCCGGCTCCGCCGTCAGCAAGGAAAAAGCCGGCATCATGGTCGCTGTAACTGCCGACGGACGGGTTTATATTGATAAACACGAAATTGATGTGCGGGCTGTGCGGGCCAACGTGGAAAGAGCGCTTGCTGAAAATCCTGAAAGCCAGGTGCTGGTCATCGCAGATAAGGAGAGCCTGACAGGCACGGTTATAATGGTTATGGACGGGTGCCGGCTTGCCGGAGCTGAGAATGTAAGTTTGGCAGCAGCTCTGCCGGGGGACTGA
- a CDS encoding DUF6364 family protein has translation MNTKLTLRLDDHLIESAKEYSAKTGKSVSKIVSDFFVIIKNEKLKKSCSITPTVQSLKGVLKHSEFSEKDYKNYLEEKYL, from the coding sequence ATGAATACGAAACTCACATTAAGACTTGATGATCATTTAATCGAATCAGCAAAAGAATATTCCGCAAAAACTGGCAAATCAGTCTCAAAAATTGTCTCAGATTTTTTTGTAATTATTAAAAACGAAAAATTAAAAAAGAGTTGTTCAATCACACCAACTGTCCAATCTTTGAAAGGCGTTTTGAAACATTCTGAGTTTTCAGAGAAAGACTACAAAAACTATCTAGAAGAAAAATATTTATGA
- a CDS encoding DUF3450 domain-containing protein — MNKDILMVITIMCGFLLSVFAQDVAWAGIADKIEKPVKKSIEIRQKTQKKEDQWADKKAELITEYKNLCLENENLIIENGNLKKEFKACQEDIASLKAKIAAIEVISNELEPYLAKALERLETSVRTSLPFLAQERKTRLQTLRKLIEKHDASGAELFRRIMEAILVEAEYGNTVEVYREKIDINEKQIMACIFRLGRVSLFFKTPDNRLTGYFDPGAGKWVELPEKYNREIGNAIEIAARRRSIELVTLPVGRIIAK, encoded by the coding sequence ATGAACAAAGACATCTTAATGGTCATTACTATAATGTGCGGTTTTCTGTTGTCTGTTTTTGCACAGGATGTCGCGTGGGCAGGCATTGCTGACAAAATAGAAAAGCCGGTTAAAAAATCGATAGAGATAAGGCAGAAAACTCAAAAAAAAGAAGATCAATGGGCAGACAAAAAGGCGGAACTTATAACTGAATATAAAAATCTTTGCCTGGAAAACGAAAACCTGATTATTGAAAACGGAAACCTTAAAAAAGAGTTCAAGGCCTGCCAGGAGGATATCGCCTCCCTTAAAGCAAAGATAGCGGCTATAGAGGTAATCTCGAATGAACTTGAACCATACCTGGCAAAGGCCCTGGAACGACTTGAAACATCAGTCCGGACCAGCCTCCCTTTTTTGGCGCAGGAGCGTAAAACACGGCTGCAAACGCTCAGAAAACTTATAGAAAAACATGATGCTTCGGGCGCCGAATTGTTCAGGCGCATAATGGAAGCAATACTGGTTGAAGCGGAGTACGGTAATACAGTGGAAGTATACCGTGAAAAAATTGATATAAATGAAAAACAGATTATGGCCTGTATATTCAGGCTGGGCAGGGTGTCTCTTTTTTTCAAAACCCCCGATAACAGGCTGACAGGATATTTTGATCCCGGCGCAGGCAAATGGGTGGAACTTCCTGAAAAGTATAACCGGGAAATAGGCAATGCTATTGAGATTGCAGCCAGAAGAAGATCAATAGAACTGGTAACATTGCCGGTTGGAAGGATTATAGCCAAATGA
- a CDS encoding tetratricopeptide repeat protein gives MVRFFKLAYIILFYTIFFYITQSITVYAGKDAGKIPYSVSSILFKTQQLLAKDKTSEALKLLEDFQAKQPADLKPGGKDPKGYQHYYINFNIGNCWLTLGNIKKASTFYRAAVINNPEFTPAWLNLAKCYYDLEDYNEAGNCFLKGYETAEDKTPEVLYYSAVSFMAAGNNKKSLEIFENLFATYNEKIKLEWKQALAQLYLSTGQALKALPYLEEIAAEVSGKSRKEWQKILLYQYISLNMKSKSLKYATFLINEDPVEPEWWKILLHIHLTDERYRDALSTLTILSYIRELTVQEKKLLADLNLNLGIPVKAVNYYEELIAKKKDSKIYEKLISACLALHKPYKALEIIDHALKYKREKKICMLKGRILFEQEKYKESYQLYQRVAKEMPHPGYPWLMAGYSAWYLEDMTKAAYAFKSAAKYPKYKKKAEKVIKSIEHRGKF, from the coding sequence ATGGTACGTTTTTTTAAACTTGCTTATATTATACTCTTTTACACTATATTCTTTTACATAACGCAGAGTATAACTGTATATGCCGGTAAAGATGCAGGTAAAATTCCGTATTCCGTAAGCAGTATTCTTTTTAAAACACAGCAGTTGCTGGCAAAGGATAAAACCTCCGAAGCGCTTAAACTGCTTGAGGATTTTCAGGCAAAACAGCCGGCTGATTTAAAACCGGGCGGCAAGGATCCAAAAGGTTACCAGCATTATTATATTAATTTTAACATCGGTAACTGCTGGCTCACTCTGGGTAATATAAAAAAAGCATCGACATTCTACAGGGCTGCTGTAATAAATAACCCGGAATTTACACCTGCCTGGCTGAACCTTGCAAAATGTTACTATGACCTGGAAGATTATAATGAGGCCGGAAATTGTTTTCTCAAAGGTTATGAAACAGCAGAAGATAAAACTCCTGAAGTACTCTATTACAGCGCTGTTTCATTTATGGCGGCCGGAAACAACAAAAAATCCCTGGAAATATTTGAAAACCTTTTTGCAACGTATAATGAGAAAATCAAGCTTGAATGGAAGCAGGCCCTGGCGCAGCTTTACCTGTCAACCGGCCAGGCACTCAAAGCCCTGCCGTATCTCGAAGAGATTGCCGCAGAAGTTTCCGGTAAAAGCAGGAAAGAGTGGCAGAAGATTCTTCTTTATCAGTATATATCATTAAACATGAAATCAAAATCCCTGAAGTATGCAACTTTCCTGATAAACGAAGACCCGGTAGAACCGGAGTGGTGGAAGATATTACTCCATATTCACCTGACGGATGAGCGCTACCGGGATGCGCTCTCCACATTAACAATTTTAAGTTATATCCGGGAATTGACAGTACAGGAAAAAAAGTTGCTGGCTGATCTTAATCTTAATCTCGGCATACCGGTAAAGGCTGTTAATTATTACGAAGAACTGATTGCAAAAAAAAAGGATTCCAAAATATATGAAAAACTGATTTCAGCCTGCCTGGCGCTCCATAAACCCTACAAAGCCCTTGAAATAATTGATCATGCCCTGAAATATAAAAGAGAGAAAAAAATATGCATGCTTAAAGGCCGGATTCTCTTTGAACAGGAAAAGTATAAAGAATCGTATCAGCTTTATCAAAGGGTAGCAAAAGAAATGCCGCACCCGGGCTATCCCTGGTTAATGGCCGGTTATTCCGCATGGTATCTGGAAGATATGACCAAAGCCGCTTATGCCTTTAAATCTGCTGCCAAGTATCCAAAATATAAAAAAAAGGCCGAAAAAGTGATAAAAAGTATCGAGCACAGGGGCAAATTTTAA